The DNA window CCCTTGCCGGTGCAGGAGACCGTTTCGGTCCCCGGCCCGACGTACTCGACGATCTTCCCCGTGCCCCCCTTCACGGTGAGCAGCGAGGCGAGGCGGAGGACGATGTCCTTGGGCGCGGTCCAGCCGGAGAGCCTTCCCGTCAGCCGCACGCCGACCAGCTTCGGCCAGCGCAGCGTCCAAGGCAGACCGGCGAGCGTCTCCGCCGCGTCGGCGCCGCCGACGCCGATCGCGAGCATGCCGAGGCCGCCGGCGTTGGGGGTGTGCGAGTCGGTGCCGATCATCATGCCGCCGGGGAAGGCGTAGTTCTCGAAGACGACCTGGTGGATGATCCCCGCGCCCGGCCCCCAGAACCCGAGGCCGTAGCGCGCGGCGGCGCTGGCGAGGAAGTCGTAGACCTCGCGGTTGACCCGCCGCGCCTCCTCGACGTCGGGCGCGGCGCCGACGTGCGCGGCGATCAGGTGGTCGCAGTGGATCGTCGCCGGGACGGCGACGCTGTCCCGCCGCGCCTGCATGAACTGCAGCAGCGCCATCTGCGCCGTCGCGTCCTGCATCGCGACGCGGTCCGGGTCGAAGCAGATGTGCGTGTCGCCGCGCCGCGGAGGGATCGTCGTGCGCTCGCCGTGGGCGCAGAGCAGTTTCTCGGCGAAGGTGAGCGGCCGGCCGAACAACTCCCGCGCGGCGGCGATCTTCGCCGGAAGGGCGGCGTAGAACTTCTCGAGGAACGGAAGCTGCTCCTGCACCACGTCGCGGAACATCGCGCCCTCCGCGGGGCGGCGGTTCGGCCCGGCTCGGCGGGGGCCGCGCCGCGCGCGCCGTGCGGCCGACGCGCGCGGACGTCCCGATCCGCGCGGGCTAGGCGCCCATCGCCGCCAGCATGTCCTTCACGGCCTTGTCCAGCCCCACGAGCACGGCCCGCGCGATGAGGCTGTGGCCGATGTTGAGCTCGACGACCTGCGGGATGTCGGCGACCGGCCGCACGTTGCGGACGGTGAGGCCGTGCCCCGCGGCGACGCCGACGCCGAGTTCGCCCGCGCGCGCCGCGGCGGCGACGAGCTGGTCGAAGGCCCGCGCCCGCTCCGCGTCGCTGCGCGCGACGCTGTAGGCGTTCGTGTTCAGCTCGACCATTCCCGCGCCGTAGGACGCGGCGGCTTCGATCTGCTTCCCTTCGGGGTCGATGAACAGCGAGACGCCGATCCGCGCGCGGCGGAGCGCGCGCACGTGCGGCGCGAGGGCGCGGCGGAGCGCCGCGGCGTCGATCCCGCCGGAGGTCGTCACCTCGCCCGGCTTCTCGGGGACGAGCGTGACGAGGTCCGGCTTGACGGCGCGGGCGATCTTGAGCATCTCCGCGGTGGCGGCCATCTCGACGTTGAGGCGCGTGGTCACGACGCGGCGCAGCCGGGCGAGGTCGTCGTCGTTGATGTGGCGGCGGTCGCCGCGGATGTGGCAGGTGATGCCGTGGGCGCCGGCGAGCTCCGCCAGGACGGCCGCGGCGACCGGATCGGGCTCGGCGGCGCGACGGGCCTGCCGCACCGTGGCCACGTGGTCGATGTTCACGGAAAGGCGCTTCATTTGTCTTTGGCTCCTTGGGGGGGATTCACCAAGAAATGAGGATGCCGCGATTTTCGCGCCGATCCAACCAAAAATAAGCCCGTAAGGGCGGCTGGCGCGTCACGACGATCGTTGGACCGCGGACGATTCCACCGCGCCTGCCGCCCGACGTGATTCACGCAAAACCTCGCCTTTGACGCGTTGAACGGCCACGCGGCGCCGTGTCCGCGTCGCACGGCCGGCGCGGTGTCGCGCCGTCGTTCCGACGAGGATCGTGGCGCGGTAGGG is part of the bacterium genome and encodes:
- a CDS encoding aconitate hydratase, with the translated sequence MFRDVVQEQLPFLEKFYAALPAKIAAARELFGRPLTFAEKLLCAHGERTTIPPRRGDTHICFDPDRVAMQDATAQMALLQFMQARRDSVAVPATIHCDHLIAAHVGAAPDVEEARRVNREVYDFLASAAARYGLGFWGPGAGIIHQVVFENYAFPGGMMIGTDSHTPNAGGLGMLAIGVGGADAAETLAGLPWTLRWPKLVGVRLTGRLSGWTAPKDIVLRLASLLTVKGGTGKIVEYVGPGTETVSCTGKG
- a CDS encoding pyridoxine 5'-phosphate synthase, giving the protein MKRLSVNIDHVATVRQARRAAEPDPVAAAVLAELAGAHGITCHIRGDRRHINDDDLARLRRVVTTRLNVEMAATAEMLKIARAVKPDLVTLVPEKPGEVTTSGGIDAAALRRALAPHVRALRRARIGVSLFIDPEGKQIEAAASYGAGMVELNTNAYSVARSDAERARAFDQLVAAAARAGELGVGVAAGHGLTVRNVRPVADIPQVVELNIGHSLIARAVLVGLDKAVKDMLAAMGA